A genomic stretch from Serratia entomophila includes:
- a CDS encoding LacI family DNA-binding transcriptional regulator has translation MDNQSARRITRADVARVAGTSVAVVSYVINNGPRPVAEATRLRVLAAIAQTGYRPNDIARALASGSTQTYGLVVPDISNPFFATLARALQQEAFSRGRVLLLGDAGDDRQREYELINHLLSRQVDGLLYTSVDRHPWFDLIRASGTPCVMIDTIDSRAGVCAIRVDERDAACQATRHLLQHGYRDIGIFIGPLTMLNAQDRLNGWRDALLEAGITPREEWIFETPYTRQGGYRATQKMVQGPRPRAIFTSNEQQALGCLSALAEHQLQAPDDLAIICFNGTQQSEFSVPPLSAVEQPIDAMAKRAIAMLAAGAAPELHEFAFQLRIRRSCGC, from the coding sequence TTGGATAATCAATCCGCGCGGCGCATCACCCGCGCCGACGTGGCCCGCGTGGCGGGTACCTCCGTCGCCGTGGTCAGCTACGTGATCAACAACGGCCCGCGGCCGGTGGCGGAAGCCACCCGTCTGCGGGTGCTGGCGGCAATCGCGCAAACCGGCTACCGGCCAAACGACATCGCGCGGGCCCTGGCCTCCGGCAGCACGCAAACCTACGGGCTGGTGGTGCCGGACATCTCCAACCCGTTCTTCGCCACCCTGGCGCGGGCGCTGCAGCAGGAGGCCTTCAGCCGCGGCCGCGTGCTGCTGCTTGGGGATGCGGGCGATGACCGCCAGCGTGAGTACGAATTGATTAACCACTTGCTGAGCCGGCAGGTCGACGGCCTGCTGTACACCAGCGTCGATCGCCACCCGTGGTTCGATCTGATCCGCGCCTCCGGCACGCCCTGCGTGATGATCGATACCATCGACAGCCGGGCCGGCGTCTGCGCCATCCGGGTCGACGAACGCGACGCCGCCTGTCAGGCCACCCGTCATCTGCTGCAGCACGGCTATCGCGACATCGGCATTTTTATCGGCCCGCTGACCATGCTCAACGCGCAGGATCGCCTGAACGGCTGGCGCGATGCGCTGCTTGAGGCGGGCATCACGCCGCGTGAAGAGTGGATTTTTGAAACGCCCTATACCCGGCAGGGCGGCTACCGGGCGACGCAAAAAATGGTTCAGGGACCTCGCCCGCGCGCCATTTTCACCTCCAACGAACAGCAGGCGCTCGGCTGCCTGTCGGCGCTGGCGGAGCATCAGCTGCAGGCACCGGACGATCTGGCCATCATTTGTTTTAACGGTACGCAGCAGTCCGAATTCAGCGTGCCGCCGCTCAGCGCGGTAGAACAGCCGATCGACGCCATGGCCAAGCGGGCGATCGCCATGCTGGCCGCCGGCGCGGCACCCGAACTGCACGAATTCGCTTTCCAGCTGCGTATCCGCCGCTCCTGCGGCTGCTAG
- a CDS encoding nucleoside hydrolase — protein sequence MRLIIDCDPGNGVPGANVDDGLALALALAAKPQLDLELIGIVAGNTPRELGFAAAGELLRQTGYRVPLALGAARALIEPPAPWRAHLDRPIADPHLASLWDGVPRPQAAALPAPDAAIAIGELICNNPGEITLAAIGPLTNVAQALQLYPQMAQAVKEIVIMGGVFNVEGYIKDTNFGLDPEAARRVLSSGANITLAPLDVTTQTMLTQEDLARLTQPDTPLCRYLRTTTQPWIDYSRQTRHLPGCWIHDALVIAWLLEPQLVTTEEYFVDVALEGAMTRGSSRRWQPGSLRLTVGMPEPQGKPVRVMQQVDNARLLALIGATLARG from the coding sequence ATGCGTTTGATTATTGATTGTGACCCCGGCAATGGCGTTCCCGGCGCCAACGTGGACGACGGCCTGGCGCTGGCGTTAGCGTTGGCGGCCAAGCCGCAGCTTGATCTTGAGCTGATCGGCATCGTGGCCGGCAACACGCCGCGCGAACTCGGCTTTGCCGCCGCCGGCGAACTGCTGCGGCAAACCGGTTATCGGGTGCCGCTGGCTCTCGGCGCGGCCCGCGCCCTGATCGAACCGCCCGCGCCCTGGCGCGCCCATCTGGACCGCCCGATCGCCGATCCGCATCTGGCCAGCCTGTGGGACGGCGTGCCGCGCCCGCAGGCCGCTGCGCTGCCGGCCCCTGACGCCGCCATCGCCATCGGCGAACTGATCTGCAACAACCCCGGCGAGATCACCCTGGCGGCCATCGGCCCGCTGACCAACGTCGCCCAGGCTCTGCAGCTGTACCCGCAAATGGCGCAGGCGGTGAAGGAGATAGTGATCATGGGCGGCGTGTTCAACGTCGAAGGCTATATCAAAGACACCAACTTTGGCCTGGATCCGGAAGCGGCGCGGCGGGTGTTGAGCAGCGGCGCCAATATCACGCTGGCGCCGCTGGACGTCACCACCCAGACCATGCTTACCCAGGAAGATCTGGCTCGCCTGACGCAGCCGGATACCCCGCTGTGCCGCTACCTGCGCACCACTACCCAACCCTGGATCGACTATTCCCGCCAGACCCGCCATCTGCCGGGCTGCTGGATCCATGATGCGCTGGTGATCGCCTGGCTGCTGGAGCCGCAGCTGGTCACGACCGAGGAATATTTTGTCGATGTGGCGCTGGAGGGGGCGATGACGCGCGGCAGTTCGCGCCGCTGGCAGCCCGGCAGTCTGCGCCTGACGGTCGGCATGCCGGAACCGCAGGGCAAGCCGGTGCGGGTGATGCAGCAGGTGGATAATGCCCGCCTGCTGGCGCTGATCGGCGCGACTCTGGCCCGCGGATGA
- the malM gene encoding maltose operon protein MalM, whose product MKKNLLSLCLSLALSLGAPLAANADTPANVSVAPAISAATLQSLPWQPLQPPVSQEIKLDNVSPQINQGDIQGAIAAYTLPADRGSLEVTLSSISKNRSLYAPSVLVLDEHQRPAAYYPSSYFPYQPPGAMSSDRLEGTLKLTPALGQKQIYLLVYTTRQDLAKTTQLTNPAKAYAAGVGNAVPDIPDPVASHSTSGTLKLKVTAEQGSGNVMIGMLQPAPTTAPVVVGSTAPVATAAPAPAPAKPAEPMLNDTESYFNNGIKQAVKAGDIDKALKLMNEAEKLGSTTARKTFISSVKGKG is encoded by the coding sequence ATGAAAAAGAATCTGCTGTCACTCTGCCTGTCGCTGGCGCTGAGCCTTGGCGCGCCGCTGGCGGCCAACGCCGATACGCCGGCCAACGTCTCCGTCGCGCCGGCCATCAGCGCCGCCACGCTGCAAAGCCTGCCGTGGCAACCGCTGCAGCCGCCGGTCAGCCAGGAAATCAAGCTCGATAACGTCAGCCCGCAGATCAACCAGGGCGATATTCAGGGGGCGATCGCCGCCTATACGCTGCCGGCCGATCGCGGATCGCTGGAAGTAACGCTGAGCAGCATCAGCAAAAACAGATCGCTTTACGCGCCGAGCGTGCTGGTGCTGGATGAGCACCAACGGCCGGCGGCCTATTACCCGAGCAGCTATTTCCCGTATCAGCCGCCGGGCGCGATGTCTTCCGATCGGCTGGAGGGCACGCTCAAGCTGACCCCGGCGCTGGGGCAAAAGCAAATTTACCTGCTGGTGTACACCACCCGCCAGGATCTGGCCAAAACCACCCAATTGACTAACCCGGCCAAGGCCTATGCCGCCGGCGTGGGCAACGCGGTGCCGGATATCCCGGACCCGGTCGCCAGCCACAGCACCAGCGGTACGCTCAAGCTGAAAGTGACCGCCGAACAGGGCAGCGGCAACGTGATGATCGGCATGCTGCAACCGGCGCCGACCACGGCGCCGGTGGTGGTGGGATCAACCGCGCCTGTCGCAACGGCGGCTCCGGCACCTGCGCCGGCCAAACCGGCGGAGCCGATGCTTAACGACACGGAAAGCTATTTCAATAACGGCATCAAACAGGCGGTGAAGGCGGGAGATATCGATAAAGCGCTGAAGCTGATGAATGAGGCCGAGAAACTGGGTTCCACCACAGCGCGTAAAACCTTTATCAGCAGCGTGAAAGGCAAGGGGTAG
- a CDS encoding maltoporin: protein MMIVLRKLPLALAVAAGVLTTQAMAVDFKGYARSGIGWTGSGGEQQCFKATGAASKYRLGNECETYAELKLGQEVWKEGDKSFYFDTNLAYSVSQRSDWEDVTPGFREVNVQGKNLIDWLPGANMWAGKRFYQRHDVHMIDFYYWDISGPGAGLENIDLGFGKLSAAVTRNSESGGSYGYLDNEWKERPTVNDTFDVRLAGLELNPGGTLELGVDYGRANAQDNYRLADGASKDGWMFTAEHTQSILSGYNKFVVQYATDSMTSQNNGRNQGATIDNNGKMIRVLDHGAIDFNDKWALMYVGMFQDIDRDNNNGTTWYTVGVRPMYKWTPIMSTLLEAGYDNVKSQRTGDRNGQYKVTLAQQWQAGDSIWSRPAIRVFATYAKWDEKWGYATDTDTGYNTGTAYNDNSMHTFSRGNDDEVTFGAQMEIWW, encoded by the coding sequence ATGATGATCGTCTTGCGCAAACTTCCTCTGGCACTGGCTGTCGCCGCCGGTGTGTTGACCACCCAGGCCATGGCCGTTGATTTTAAAGGTTACGCCCGTTCCGGCATCGGCTGGACCGGTAGCGGCGGCGAGCAACAGTGCTTCAAAGCCACCGGGGCCGCAAGTAAATACCGTCTCGGCAACGAATGTGAAACCTACGCCGAGCTGAAGCTGGGGCAGGAAGTGTGGAAGGAGGGCGATAAGAGCTTCTACTTCGATACCAACCTGGCCTATTCCGTATCGCAGCGCTCCGACTGGGAAGACGTGACGCCGGGCTTCCGCGAAGTGAACGTGCAGGGTAAAAACCTGATCGACTGGCTGCCGGGCGCCAATATGTGGGCCGGTAAGCGCTTCTATCAGCGCCATGACGTCCACATGATCGACTTCTACTACTGGGATATCTCCGGCCCGGGCGCCGGTCTGGAAAACATCGATCTGGGCTTCGGCAAACTGTCCGCGGCGGTGACCCGCAACTCCGAATCCGGCGGCTCCTACGGCTACCTGGATAACGAATGGAAAGAGCGCCCAACCGTCAACGACACCTTCGACGTGCGCCTGGCGGGCCTGGAGCTGAACCCGGGCGGCACCCTGGAGCTGGGCGTGGACTACGGCCGCGCCAACGCGCAGGACAACTATCGCCTGGCCGACGGCGCCAGCAAAGACGGCTGGATGTTCACCGCTGAACATACCCAGAGCATCCTGAGCGGTTACAACAAGTTCGTGGTGCAGTACGCCACCGACTCCATGACCTCGCAGAACAACGGCCGCAACCAGGGCGCGACCATCGACAACAACGGCAAGATGATCCGCGTGCTGGATCACGGCGCCATCGACTTCAACGATAAATGGGCGCTGATGTACGTCGGCATGTTCCAGGACATCGACCGCGACAACAACAACGGCACCACCTGGTACACCGTGGGCGTGCGCCCAATGTACAAATGGACGCCGATCATGAGCACCCTGCTGGAAGCCGGTTACGACAACGTGAAATCCCAACGCACCGGCGATCGCAACGGCCAGTACAAAGTGACCCTGGCGCAGCAGTGGCAGGCGGGCGACAGCATCTGGTCGCGTCCGGCTATCCGCGTGTTCGCCACCTACGCCAAGTGGGACGAGAAGTGGGGCTACGCGACCGACACCGACACCGGTTACAACACCGGCACAGCCTACAACGACAACAGCATGCACACCTTCAGCCGCGGCAATGACGATGAGGTCACCTTCGGCGCCCAGATGGAAATCTGGTGGTAA
- the malK gene encoding maltose/maltodextrin ABC transporter ATP-binding protein MalK yields MASVTLRSVYKAFGEAVISKDVNLTIDDGEFVVFVGPSGCGKSTLLRMIAGLEDITSGDLLIGDKRMNEVPPSERGIGMVFQSYALYPHLSVADNMSFGLKLAGAKKAEINQRVNQVSEVLQLAHLLDRRPKALSGGQRQRVAIGRTLVAEPDVFLLDEPLSNLDAALRVQMRIEISRLHKRLQRTMIYVTHDQVEAMTLADKIVVLDAGRVAQVGKPLELYHYPANRFVAGFIGSPKMNFLPVKVTAAEPQQVQVELPNRQLVWLPVEGADVQAGANMSLGIRPEHLLPGDASEVRLTGDVQVVEQLGNETQIHIQIPAIRQNLVYRQNDVVLVEEGATFAIGLPPHRCHLFREDGTACKRLHQEPGV; encoded by the coding sequence ATGGCTAGCGTCACACTGCGCAGCGTTTATAAGGCCTTCGGTGAGGCCGTGATTTCCAAAGACGTCAATCTGACCATCGATGACGGCGAGTTTGTGGTGTTTGTCGGGCCATCGGGCTGCGGCAAATCGACGCTGCTGCGCATGATCGCCGGGCTGGAGGACATCACCTCCGGCGACCTGTTGATCGGCGATAAACGCATGAATGAGGTGCCGCCTTCCGAACGCGGCATCGGCATGGTGTTCCAGTCCTACGCGCTGTATCCGCACCTGTCGGTGGCGGACAACATGTCGTTCGGCCTCAAATTGGCCGGCGCGAAGAAGGCCGAGATCAATCAGCGGGTCAACCAGGTATCGGAAGTGTTGCAGCTGGCGCACCTGCTCGATCGGCGGCCGAAGGCGCTGTCCGGCGGGCAGCGTCAGCGCGTGGCGATCGGCCGCACGCTGGTGGCGGAACCGGACGTGTTCCTGCTCGACGAGCCGTTGTCCAACCTCGACGCTGCGCTGCGTGTGCAGATGCGCATCGAGATCTCCCGGCTGCACAAACGCCTGCAGCGCACCATGATTTACGTCACTCACGATCAGGTCGAAGCGATGACGCTGGCCGACAAGATAGTGGTGCTCGACGCCGGGCGCGTCGCCCAGGTCGGCAAGCCGCTGGAGCTGTATCACTATCCGGCCAACCGCTTCGTCGCCGGGTTTATCGGTTCGCCGAAAATGAATTTCCTGCCGGTCAAGGTGACCGCCGCAGAACCGCAACAAGTGCAGGTCGAACTGCCTAACCGCCAGCTGGTGTGGCTGCCGGTGGAAGGCGCTGACGTTCAGGCCGGCGCCAACATGTCTTTGGGCATTCGCCCGGAGCATCTGCTGCCTGGTGACGCCTCCGAAGTTCGGCTTACCGGTGATGTACAGGTGGTTGAGCAGCTCGGCAACGAGACGCAAATCCACATCCAAATCCCGGCAATTCGTCAAAACCTGGTTTACCGCCAGAACGACGTGGTGCTGGTAGAAGAAGGTGCAACATTCGCCATAGGCCTGCCGCCTCACCGCTGCCATCTGTTCCGTGAAGACGGTACGGCATGTAAACGGCTGCACCAGGAGCCGGGCGTTTAA
- a CDS encoding alpha-amylase family glycosyl hydrolase: MSPTPIVVQPTLYRIHPVSFRDGNGDGVGDVHGMLAALPYLNALSVDGLLLPQALPPEAGAAVAAQGLALWYCDGGSYVRHAVAPQQYARSPLALDVVPFSVEKLVAVLHARRATLADSLWSTGDADQPRVVSHWGQGDLRSADAFLTLLAMLPAPICLYQGEELGLPHAAGLQDPRGAQTRMPWHEAPEQVTAGEIAWYQQVAIEHRALAISRQQHDSHSTLRYCQSLLALRRSPLIQRGELNAVSQRNGVVRLLITHQDQCLEALINLQPYTQAAAPSEATLPLAWQHGAQQEGHQWVLAGFASAIFTRNVNCESRGVTHG; this comes from the coding sequence ATGTCGCCAACGCCTATCGTCGTTCAACCCACCCTGTACCGGATCCATCCGGTCAGTTTCCGCGATGGAAACGGCGACGGCGTGGGTGACGTGCACGGCATGCTGGCGGCGTTGCCCTACCTTAACGCCCTGTCGGTGGATGGCTTGCTGCTGCCGCAGGCGCTGCCGCCGGAGGCCGGCGCCGCGGTGGCCGCGCAAGGGCTGGCGTTGTGGTATTGCGACGGCGGCAGCTACGTTCGCCACGCCGTAGCACCGCAGCAGTATGCCCGCAGCCCGCTGGCGTTGGACGTGGTGCCCTTCAGCGTGGAAAAGCTGGTGGCGGTGCTGCACGCCCGCCGCGCTACGCTGGCGGACAGCCTGTGGAGCACCGGCGATGCCGACCAGCCGCGGGTGGTAAGCCATTGGGGGCAGGGCGATCTGCGCTCCGCCGACGCTTTTTTGACGTTGCTGGCGATGCTGCCGGCGCCCATCTGCCTGTATCAGGGAGAAGAGCTGGGATTGCCGCACGCCGCCGGGCTGCAGGACCCGCGGGGAGCGCAGACGCGCATGCCGTGGCATGAGGCGCCTGAACAGGTGACCGCCGGCGAAATTGCCTGGTATCAACAGGTGGCGATCGAACACCGCGCGCTGGCCATCAGCCGCCAGCAGCACGATAGCCACTCCACGTTGCGTTACTGCCAGTCGCTGCTGGCATTGCGTCGCTCGCCGCTGATCCAGCGCGGCGAGCTGAACGCGGTCAGCCAGCGGAATGGCGTAGTTCGCTTACTTATTACCCATCAGGATCAATGCCTTGAAGCGCTGATTAACCTGCAGCCTTATACTCAGGCGGCCGCGCCGTCTGAGGCGACCTTGCCATTGGCATGGCAGCACGGCGCGCAGCAAGAGGGTCATCAATGGGTTTTGGCGGGCTTTGCGTCCGCCATTTTTACACGAAATGTTAACTGCGAAAGCAGGGGAGTAACGCATGGCTAG
- the malE gene encoding maltose/maltodextrin ABC transporter substrate-binding protein MalE, producing the protein MTRSITTARTLVLSALTTLVLSSSAFAKIEEGKLVIWINGDKGYNGLAEVGKKFEKDTGIKVTIEHPDKLEEKYPQVAATGDGPDIIFWAHDRFGGYAQSGLLAEIHPSKAFQEKLFPFTWDAVRYDGKLIGYPIAVEALSLIYNKDLIKQAPKTWEEIPALDKQLRAGGKSAIMWNLQEPYFTWPIIAADGGYAFKYENGKYNIKDVGVANAGSQAGLQFIVDLVKNKHINADTDYSIAEAAFNKGQTAMTINGPWAWSNIEQSKINYGVTLLPTFKGKPSKPFVGVLTAGINAASPNKELATEFLENYLLTNEGLADVNKDKPLGAVALKSYQEELAKDPKIAATMQNSQNGEIMPNIPQMSAFWYAERSAVINAVSGRQTVKAALDDVQTRITK; encoded by the coding sequence ATGACTCGCAGCATTACCACCGCCCGCACGCTGGTGCTTTCGGCTCTGACCACCCTGGTGCTCTCTTCTTCCGCCTTCGCCAAGATCGAGGAAGGCAAACTGGTTATCTGGATCAACGGCGACAAAGGCTATAACGGCCTGGCCGAGGTCGGTAAAAAGTTCGAGAAAGACACCGGTATCAAAGTCACCATCGAACACCCGGACAAGCTGGAAGAAAAATACCCGCAGGTAGCCGCTACCGGCGACGGCCCGGACATCATCTTCTGGGCTCATGATCGCTTCGGCGGCTACGCGCAGTCCGGCCTGCTGGCCGAGATCCATCCTTCCAAGGCTTTCCAGGAAAAACTGTTCCCGTTCACCTGGGACGCGGTGCGCTACGACGGCAAACTGATCGGCTACCCGATCGCCGTTGAAGCGCTGTCGCTGATTTACAACAAAGACCTGATCAAGCAGGCGCCCAAGACCTGGGAAGAGATCCCGGCGCTGGACAAACAGCTGCGCGCCGGCGGCAAGAGCGCCATTATGTGGAACCTGCAGGAACCCTACTTCACCTGGCCGATTATCGCCGCCGACGGCGGTTATGCTTTCAAATATGAAAACGGCAAATACAACATCAAGGACGTCGGCGTAGCTAACGCCGGCTCGCAGGCCGGCCTGCAGTTCATCGTCGATCTGGTGAAAAACAAGCACATCAACGCCGACACCGATTATTCGATCGCCGAAGCGGCCTTCAACAAGGGCCAGACCGCCATGACCATCAACGGTCCCTGGGCCTGGAGCAACATCGAACAGAGCAAAATCAACTACGGCGTGACCCTGCTGCCGACCTTTAAAGGCAAGCCGTCCAAACCCTTCGTCGGCGTGCTGACCGCCGGCATCAACGCCGCCAGCCCGAATAAAGAGCTGGCGACCGAGTTCCTGGAAAACTACCTGCTGACCAACGAAGGTCTGGCGGACGTCAACAAAGACAAACCGCTGGGCGCCGTAGCGCTGAAATCCTACCAGGAAGAGCTGGCGAAAGATCCGAAGATCGCCGCCACCATGCAGAACTCGCAAAACGGCGAAATCATGCCGAACATTCCGCAGATGAGCGCCTTCTGGTACGCCGAACGCAGTGCGGTGATCAACGCCGTCAGCGGCCGCCAAACGGTGAAAGCCGCGCTGGATGACGTGCAGACCCGCATCACCAAGTAA